The DNA window GAGAGGGCCTGACCCCGTGGGAGAGGCGCAGCTGCCGCAGGTTGTGTCACGAATGCGGCCTGCGGGTGGAGGAGAGGCGCACGGATGTGGTGAGCAGCTGCAACTGCAAATTCCACTGGTGCTGCACGGTGAACTGCGACGACTGCTCCCAGGTCCTCGTGAGGCACGTGTGCTCCCGGAGGGAAGGCGCGGACGGGAAGGGCCTGAGACGGAGATACCGTGCACCCAATTGAAAGACactaaatagattttttttaaaagatacacatatatgtatatagagaGAGATGTGTATCGCTTGTCAACATCACGTTGAAGTCTGCTGAATAATGGCCTAGAAAAAGAAGTCTGTTTgcacttgtaaaaaaaaagaaggtctATTTATGAATAATCTGTTGtgtttaatgaaaataaaaaagttatcAACGAAGCCTTCAGAAAGTCTCGCGTCATTCCGGTCCACTCCTCCATATTGTAAATCCTCGGGTCCCAGGATTTTATGACAGGGCCTCAAGTGTCTATTCGAATAAGAATGGGGCGAATACACTTAACAGGGGGATTACATGGATAACATGTTGGAGTTTGCACCTATCCAAGGAGCTGATCCAGCATTGATCCACTATCACTTTGATGGCAACGTGTATTGATGCCGTTCAAAGAGCAGCGAGGCTTTGAAAGACAATGGGCATTTCCCTCTGCTAGCATTAACTATTTGGCCTTATAATCCGTGACACCCCAGCCTACACTGCCTTTGTCGCGTACCGGGGCAAACGCATCACAATGCATCAAAGCTACAAGGGCGCACTAATGGCACAACACTCTGCTGTTTCTCTGCGAAATGGGTCACGTTGAAATCCAAAACATTGCAGTGTTGTGCGAGGCCACCGTTCGGAAAGGGCGCAACTCAGATCCCACCTCAGAAGCACGTTTGTTTCTAATCTTATAATTTGCAAGTAATTGGGCCTGAAAAGAATCCTGGTCTCCGCCCACCCGGCATCTCTCTTCATCTGAAGAGCCATTCATttgcctccttcccctcctctacCCCCTGTATCTGCAGAAATCTtcctcccagctggacgtgTCATAAATCCGCCACGGCCTCGGCTAAATGACTGATGGCATGGATATTACCTTCGTTAGGGAGGGGGTGGGTcatgcctgggggggggggggggggggggttaggggatGGGGGCTCTTGGAGGGGGACAAGGCTGTTTCCCTAAATTCACAGAGCAGTTACTGCGGGAGCAGTGGAGAGGGAGATAAATGGGAAACTGCGACGTGCACATTATTGGTTTGCATGTCAGTGCACGACAGAAATAGCAGCTGGGAATATGCGGTCGACCTACGTCATGAAGTCACCTCTTACTCACTTaattactactattactactacttcATTACTTTAGGTTATTCTGAATTTATTCCAGTATGCACCATTTTATTGCTGTATTTTGTAGAGTACATTGTAGCTGTAATTCATTGTTTGgtatctaacacacacacacacacacacacatatatatatatatatgtgtgtgtgtgtgtgtgtgtgtgtgtgtgtgtgtgtttgtaaatagCTGCATTTCTATTTCTGTGCACTGAGAGAAACCAAAACACACCGAGTCAAAGAGTGAATCTGCAGACAAACTGCAGATGAGCACACATTAGCTCAGAGTCCCTAATGAAATATATCATAcaaacagcttttaaaaaaaacccacttaaacactgaggggggggggtaaaaagctgagaaaccaaaacaaacaattactaaaaaaaagaaagaaagcatgaGTGTAGAAGTAAGACTGTCACAGATCAAAACACTCCCTCCCACCCTTCCCATTTGTCTGTGTGCTTCTGGGGATGTCCTGTATTTCCCATGGTGCCCCGCGGTGCGTTAATGAAGGTTTGGCCCCACTGGAAGCCCTTAGCGCGACgcccctcctctctgctctccacTGAGCACCATCGCTTCCACGTTGCTCCATGATGCGGTTTGCGCGTTACATGCCGGGCCAAATAACCCTGATTTATCTTCAAAGTGTTATTTCTAAAGACAGGCTCACTTATCTATCCAGCTTAGACccaatttttaaacatttcacttGGTCAAACTAACTGAAGACCACCTCAGTACCTTGTTGAAAGCacaagacagaggaggagaaaacaggtatgaagggggcgggggggggagtcgaTCTCCCACAGAGACCCCCCAAGAGGACTCATGTATTCACCCAGACATGCCTTGGGgaactgggaggtgggggggggggggagtgattgatcatccctcctctctgctgccctcCTCTCTCACCTTGGTGTGAGATACCGAGAGGCTGGGATCCAAAGGGCCCGGCCCGGGCCTTCCACAACACCGTCTTGTGAATTAGAATGATGAGCACCTATGAGAAGTGTAACAACACAGCTCACATCTGTCAGCGGGCAACATCATGGCCCACGCATGTGAATGCAGCTATTATTATACAGTTAGAAGAGCACGTCAACTGCAAATACACattaggccttttttttttttttttttagatccaaGCTTTTAAGTTCATTCGGAAATCTGCATGGGAGATTAAGACACACAAGTTCGAGCAAACTTTAATGACCATCACATACATGCACAGGAAGTCAGCCGGCTCTATgtttagaaaaggaaagagcaATATATAATTTATACCACAAGTGCTGTCAAACCACAGACACTGACTGACTGCTCGAGTCAAAGATGGCTTATTTTAAAGATGGGCGGCCGGGTCATATTTATGGTTCACCTTTCAATAGCTTGAGTGAGCTGAAGGGTTTCACAGCAACAGTTCCGTGAGAGCGCTGAAGGATCCGCTTCGCCTTCGTGGATGTGAAAGGCTCGTGAGACAAGCATGAGTTTGAGCCGCGCTCCCTGTAAAACGGAGGTGATGGAATGGAGTCCGGCGAATCTGGCCAATTACATGGGGAAGGTGAGTATCAAAGGGGCAGTTCTTAACTTATTTAAATATACGGCGTGAGCGATGTGGGCAGCACTTCCAAGATATAATGCGGGACATTGTATAATAGCAAAGCCTCAAATGTGAACTGAGCTGCTGTAACATTTCAATTCAGTTATATAACTCCAAAACGCAGAGGTAAGAGTTGATTCGCCTGCTCTGAGAGTCTGTCGCCTCTTCCCAGCTCAAGTTATCCGGCTGCGACAGATTGGTGTTGAAGCAGAACATAAGTGGAGCGCGGTTCATGGTATGTGTGTATCTACATCTCTGCAGGCTTTTAACTATTGAGAAGTTTGTCAATCATATTAAAATCTGCACCATCCAGGAAATGACTGTGAGTGACCTTCATGTGTTCCCCAGCCTTTACGTCCCGTAAGTTTATTTCTCTGCCACACAGAGTATTCCCACCGCAAgcattgtttgaaaaaaaagtaaatctaCCTTCGCAGATTGGTTGCAAAGATTCAAAGTGAAATCAAGAAGAGGGATCAGAAGAAGGCCACTGGCAATGAGTAAGAACTACTATTTCATATTGGGGCTTGTATCGAAAGTGAAAGTGAACTGAAACTGTAAAACAACTGCAATCTGTAACGCTATAATTTTAATGTGCAGATCAGAGGCAGAAAAGAACCCGAGACAAGGTAAAGGACGCTTGGGTTACAACATGCTGCCGATATCACACCATCTTTCCTTAAGTCTGATGACACCCTTCTTTTACGCTTTATTTTTCAACAGCTGTCGCGATAGAGCAAGATGACGTGGCCTCTGATGAGTCTGTGAGTAAAACACACAAGTTTAATAACAGCATCAAACCAAATTGAACAAATTAAGTGACGCAAAACGCAAGGAATAGATCACctctgggctgtgtgtgtgtgtgtgtgtggcaggacAATGGAAGTGATAACGActatgaagaagaagaagagaaaggccGCTACATCTGTGCTCTGCCCGAGCCACTAGACAACGAAGATACCTACGAGGTGGCCATCAAGAGCTCCCCCTCTGCAGACACGAGGAAGGCGCCCCAACGTCCCAGAGAGGTTGCACTTCAGGACGGCCTCTGCAGAGGTGACACTAAGCAACCCAAATATGTCACAATCTCTTATTCCAGCTGTTTCGCTCTGTGTGCTCGAACATACGTAAAACTATTCAAACTCTcgtgtcggtgtgtgtgcgaGCAGATTCTGTATCGGTATCTGCTGAGAAGCCCTCGAAACCCCCAGTGCCCCAACGCCCATTGAGGAAGAATCCGCCACCCCCGAGGCCCGTCAGAGCACCAGGTGACCGTAGATCTACAGACGCCGCAGCCACCTGACCTACTGGCGATGACGTGGAGGAACTAATCCTTTCTGTGACACGTGTCGTCCCACTCCAAACTCCAGCCGGCCCACCCACTCTGCACAACGAAAAGAGCGGGAAGGTCAAACCAGCCAGGCCATGCGGCCCATCCCAGGCAGAGCTCCCAAAGTCAAGTTAGTGCTGCTTAGTACGCACTCTCTAGGGGCGATTCAACCGGTTAAATATTGCTGACCACGTTTGATGTGTTGCAATATCCCTCGCGTCCACCAGAGAGCAGCGCTGTCAAGGCTGATGTCTCATCCCAGAGCGTTATCCCCAGACCAAGGGCCCCCAAACCCACAGATGTGCCCAACAGGTAGGTGAACCTAAACAATTCAAGTTGGATGTAATGAGGTCACCACGGCTAATCCGATGATGCTCCATTTCATCTGTCCGCTCCCAGAGAAGGCAAAGTCCTTCCTGCTGTGGCAGCACAGCCCGCTGAGGTGAACAACTCGATACCAAGACAAAGTATGGTGAGAAGCAAACGTTGTTTAAGATAGTGAGCATGAATGATACCACGGGGGAGTATTTTCTGTGCTAATTAAAAAGAATTATCAGTCGTACAACAGCAGATGGCGttgttgtaaaaagaaaagcacgCTGACGGGACCCTTGTGTCTGCTCTGAACTCAAGGGattcacattttattcataaaCCGAGTCACTTGGCTTAtatgtgttacattttgttaCAATAATGTGAAACATATTTTCTGCCACACAAAGAGATGAATGAGGATGGGCCGACCGCTTTGTGTCGTCCTTACTGCGCCTGTCTTGTTGTGTTGCGTCCAGGATTTGGATCCCAGCTGGTACCAAGGGAAGGTGACCAGACGTCAGGCGGAAGTCGCCCTCCGAGAGGTGAACAAGGTCAGGGGCTCGCCCAGCTCCTCTCTGGAGGATACACACGCAAAACACGCAGCAGTAATTTACCGGGGATTGCTTTGCAATATCGTGTTAAACTGAATATGtggactttttttgtttttaggacGGGGCGTTTGTGGTGAGGGCCAGCTCGCGCGGCACGGATGAGCATCCCTTCACCCTGATGCTGCTCAAACAAGGCAAGGTTTACAACATCATGATCCGTCGCCAGGGCAACTCCTACACCCTGGGCAGCGGCTTGAAACAGACCCGGGTGAGCTGAAAATGCTGATGCCCTCAGAAAGGGTTTTAAAAATGCCTTCACGTCAAATAAACCCAAAAGTTCCCATTTTGTGCCATTAGATGCCGACTTGCGCTGGGTAATCGGAATCCTGACATCGTCTTTAATGCGTGTGTATTGTCTGTGTGTCGCCGTGCTGTAGAGTTTCCCCGGGGTGAAGGAGATGATCGACCATCACGCCAACACCCCATTGCTGCTCCTCGACTACATGGAGCGGAGCGCTGAACCGCAGAGCTGGTGCTGCCTGCTGCACCCTGCGGGACTGGGAGGCGGGGACGTTTTGTAATGTCGTTTGTAGGTTTTAGTGAACGgaatgagagaaaatgaaatattttggaCCATGGCCGACGGTTTGCCCCGAGACGCGTTCACTCAGTATTTACCTCTGTTCTCCACATGCTCCGCGGCTTCAGGCCCGGCTGCGGGCTGCTGTTTCAGCGCCTGTTGGTCAAGGTGTCCATAGCCAACGATCAGGTCGCATTGCCTTAGCTGGGTTCGCACTGCGGGCAGGAAACAAATCCAGAAAACCTGTTTTCACTAGTGCCTCGGGCCAACCCGCATGTAAGCTGTCCCCAAGTCACGTGTCAAAATATATACGGTTCCACACCATGTGGGATAGTGCTCAACAAGAAATTGCCCTGGATGTTAAACTTAGATAAGAACCTCTCTATTTGACCCTGTTGTAACAAAGTGGTACTTTTATTCATTGTATAAATCTGACCCAACAATGTGCTATTCTAAGATAAGTACATGTGAATGTACTTATGCATGCCTGCATATTGTTAATGTTAAGAAACACAGAATTACTAAAATGTACACAGGAATCAGCGTGCTTTCTACTAAAGTTTGATCACTGAGTGAACTGTTAATGAACTACATGTTTCCACAATGTAAAAAAGAGAAGCTCCTTACAGAtggaacaataaaaaacatttggggaacagaaaaaaataaatgacacgaGCACTCAACCTTTTGAGAAAATCTTGTTTTTAGTAGCTTTTGACTAGTAAACTGGGAACAGCGCTCTAAAACAACTTGATTGACAACTCTTTTGACACTCTTTTCCATCTCccggggtgaaaaaaaaaaaagagaagttgcAACATCATTCCGCGCATCAAAGCCTTGATGGACAAGTGTGCGAAATCCTTCCGTTACTCCTATCTGTCCATCACCAGAGTACCCTCTGACAGACCTCATCTTCGTGCAACTTGGCACCACTGACATCTACAAGCAAAGGCTAAGTTGAGCAGCAGTTGGTGTGCAGGAATCAGATTTGGTTATCACATTTCAGATCTAGGACAACAGTTGCATCACACGTTTTGCATATTTGCAAATCGATCATCAACCTCGTCTCACGTTGGATTCTCTCTGACTCTTTGGAGATGTAAAGGCAGCGGATTGGGGATGAACATACGTGCTAGTTGATCCATGCAGTTAGATAAGGACTCCAGGCCCCTCAGTATGTTTTGCAGATCAATGTCAGCCTTCGAGGCGCCTTGTACTGTGCTGCTTTCCCTGTTTTCCATCTGGAAAATAATTGCATAAGAACAAAGcatattattttactttgattATACTAGAGTCTCACGTACTTGAAACGCTGTTCTGAATGCTGGTGTAACAAACATTAACATCCAAGGTCATTAAATAGGCCCTGCATATTAAAATGGGTACAATGCGATTAAACATATGAACGCTTGCGTTATGTGACAGATTCCACCATTTGGTAATtatcttaaatatatattatctaTGTTACACTTCATTACATCTCCAAAATGAGTAGCGTAGgtctataaatataaaaagaaaacaccacacTCGACATTCTCACtttatcttttctttattattcaATCAAACAAGCTGAATACTTTACACTTTATAGCCCAAAACAAACTGAAGGCTTAGCTACCATCAACTGAAAAAGTATGAACATTAATAGGTTTAAACATCCCTTTTCAACACCAACTGAAGCCcctttgttgtgttgtggcggGTAGAATCGGGTTATAAGCCCATCTCCTGCTGCGGCCCTGGATCTCCACACACGATAGCGCGGCACCTGTGGAAGGCTTCGTTCACTTCCTCCATGGAGGTCAACAGCTCGGGACTGGTGCGCAGTGCCACCATGTCGTAGTCCATCCAGGCGAGCTCCACTGCAGGTGGACGGCCGCAAAGATAAAAGTTAGTTGCCAAGCACTTCTGATTTTCACATTAGTCATTTTCTTTAAGGAAGCTCGTCTGACAGCTGTGGAAAAAAACGTTGACGTTACACACCTGATATCTCTTCAACGGCTTCTATAATTCTCTCCAATTCGTTGTTCAGCTCCGACACGTCGTCGAAGCTGCCTTGCGGTCGCTCGGGGTGTGAAGAAGTATCGGCCATCTGAAGTACAAGCCGTTGGGTTTTATGAGGTCACACGGAGACTACGCCGCCACTCCGACTTTCGCTCACACCGAGCAGCCGTTAGCTCGTCACAGTGGCTACTAGCTAGCTCACCAGAGCAGCGCCCGAGTTAGCATTAAGACCCATTAATACGATTTTGACGGAATTCAGTCCGTCGCCGAGAAACAATAGCTGACATTTAAATCATTAATGTATGGGGTTAAACGTATATtatctcattttaaaatgtgtagaaCTTACGATAGAGCGCCTGTCTTCGGTAAGTTACTTTGAAATAGAAAGTCCTCGCGCTGATCACGTAATGACGTAATTAACGTCATACGATTTTCGCGATTATTTCCATCCCACTACACGCttattttatatgtatatgtatgaaaACTAATTCTTCACTGCCTTCAGTCGCCATTTGAAAAGACTAAATAATATCAGAATGCTATGATATTCTAATTGAGCTGTTCCTCAAAGTAATGTCACTTCAATTAACCTATTACTCTTAGAGTGGTAGTCTGAAACTACTTTTATTATGTTCCACATATTTACATTATAGAGGCcattacaattgtttttttgtcataatACATAACACATAATCTCTGTGTTTCAGGGAACATGTTGAGGCAATTTGAAGATTTTATATACATCTTAATATAAAAATACGATCCACAATTTCCATAACATAAGATATGTTTACAAAATGGTTTGAGTCCTGAAGGAGAGGGTTGTTTTTGTAAAGATTAAACTGTCCACACgtttatataaattaaatgtatattCTAAATTCGTTAATTATGTTTACCCCATCATTACAGACAGATGACTAAACTCAATAAATATTCAGGTAACAGCTTGAGTGGAAAATTATTTAATCAAGGGTGTACAAAACCCCCAAAGGAAGGGAACCAGCtgacagcaggaaaaaaacgGAGAGAAAGCAGGGTAAGACTTCTCACCTGAGAAAACAACCAATCAAATAAGGCAGGGGGCGTTtccaaaaaaacagataaagcAGGTATGACAGGTGACATCTTCACATAAAGCAAGGGCAAACCGACCAGAAAGGGGAGAGAAGAGTAGCTTACCACTTTGAAGTGACAAGACCAGCATTTGGATCAGCTCACATTCAAATACCAGCAAAGGTTTAACAAAGAGAAGGACTTTTTTGGGGAATTGACACAAGTGGtaagaatacattttacaatgtCTTCGTTTGAGGCCCAGGGGCagtctcctcctcgctgtggcCCCCAGTTCCCCAGCCTCGGTCAGGAGCCACCTGAGCTCAGCATGTACAGTGACTGTTACTACCCTCCTCCATCGCTGCCTAGTCCTCAGCGCACCGCTCCGACCTCCTACGACCTCAGCGAatacaccacctcctccaccaaccCCTACCTCTGGTTCAACGGCTCTGGGATCAACACGCCGCCATACCTGGCTACCACCGGCCCGCCCGGCAACCCCGGCCCCCCGTTTGTCCCTCAGCACTACGGCATTCAGAGACCTTACCTGGGTCCCGCTGGAGCTGGGGGTTCGGGAGGGGAGCTGAGCTGGTTCTCTCTCCCCTCGCAAGAAGACCTGATGAAGCTGGTCAGGCCGCCGTACTCCTACTCTGCTCTCATCGCCATGGCAATCCACGGAGCACCGGACCGGAGACTGACACTGAGTCAGATCTATCAGTATGTGGCTGACAACTTTCCTTTTtacaacaaaagcaaagcagGCTGGCAGAACTCCATAAGACACAACCTGTCACTCAACGACTGCTTCAAGAAAGTACCACGGGACGAGGATGATCCAGGTAACATTTTGTCTGTATTATTGGCTCTGTTTTGAATATTTAATGATAAGAGTACTTAGATCCACTCCACTTCCATGTACGGTTTGTGTTGAACGTGCTGTGTTCTCCCGCCACAGGCAAGGGCAACTACTGGACACTGGACCCGAACTGTGAAAAGATGTTTGACAACGGAAACTTCCGTCGcaaaaggaagaggaagtcCGACTCACTCGCTGGCCCCGACGGCGGCTCGGGGGCTCCGGAGTCGTGCGACAGCGAGAGGGGGAGCCCCAAACACTCGAGCTCCCTGAACATCTCTCCCACGGCCGACAGGATCCCCTCCCCTTCGTCGTCGGGCCCGGCGCCCTGCCTCAGCAGCTTCTTATCCGAGATGTCTGCCGTGACGAGTGGAGCGGCCGGCGACCTGGGAGCCGACGGGCTGAGCAGGCCGCTGCAGAACAACCTGCCCTTAGACGGGCCTCACAGACCCACGCAACCCGGAGGCTACGGGAGCTACTCCCCCAACTCAGGCGCCCCGGAGTGGGCACAGGGGCCGGCTCCCACGGCGCTCTCCGCTTCACCCAACAGCTCCTCCCTAGGCTACGCTAGCCCCATCCTCAACCAGTACAGCGGGTCCAGTGGGCATTTCTACGCAACGCTGGGCTCGACGGGAATCATCTACCACCGCGAGGGCACAGAGGTTTAGTGGCAATGACAATAAGGGGGGAGAAGTTTGGGTTGAAAAAGACTTTGGCGGGAAATGTCACCTTGTCCGGTCACTTTTGTCAAAGGGAGTGGGTCGGTTGGgaatgacaacacacacatacacaaatacacagtgaTCGCGCTGACTGAGACAGTTGAGGTTCACTATAGCGTGGGACAGACAAGTAAAAAGACTTTGACTCCCACAGTAAGAGCTGAGTCAGACACTTTGGGTGTCGCTCCCTAAAACCGCAGTCAGGCCCGCTATCAGATCCTCAGTCAGCTTTAACTGGAGCTAAAGCCGGTCTCTATCAGATCTGAGTCATTAATAACAGATCCTGGATCTGATCTGCTGACACCAGGTCATTCCACACTGCTATCTGTGGTTCTTTGATGGTATCACCCAAGCAACAATGCTCAGACAGCACATTTAGAGGAGTAGTTAATTACACCGTTGTCTATGTATTGGGAGTGTGCAGGAACTAACAGAAGGTGAAAGGTAGATGTTTGTCAATGTTTTTGTAGTACTGAAGCTTAAATAATCTAATGTCTGTTactgtttttttgctttgtaaatATGTCAAAGCGTTGCGTGTGACGCTATGCATTTATACTGTTGGTTTGTTGGTACAACTGTTATTGTATACATTTGATTCATAATGAACGGTACATgctatttgtgttgtgtttttgatatGAATAAAAAGGTTTTAGAGTTCTACACTCGTGTTTCTCAATTTATTTTCATGGAGAAT is part of the Pungitius pungitius chromosome 2, fPunPun2.1, whole genome shotgun sequence genome and encodes:
- the lcp2b gene encoding lymphocyte cytosolic protein 2 is translated as MSLSRAPCKTEVMEWSPANLANYMGKLKLSGCDRLVLKQNISGARFMEMTVSDLHVFPSLYVPLVAKIQSEIKKRDQKKATGNESEAEKNPRQAVAIEQDDVASDESDNGSDNDYEEEEEKGRYICALPEPLDNEDTYEVAIKSSPSADTRKAPQRPREVALQDGLCRDSVSVSAEKPSKPPVPQRPLRKNPPPPRPVRAPAGPPTLHNEKSGKVKPARPCGPSQAELPKSKSSAVKADVSSQSVIPRPRAPKPTDVPNREGKVLPAVAAQPAEVNNSIPRQSMDLDPSWYQGKVTRRQAEVALREVNKDGAFVVRASSRGTDEHPFTLMLLKQGKVYNIMIRRQGNSYTLGSGLKQTRSFPGVKEMIDHHANTPLLLLDYMERSAEPQSWCCLLHPAGLGGGDVL
- the syce3 gene encoding synaptonemal complex central element protein 3, which produces MADTSSHPERPQGSFDDVSELNNELERIIEAVEEISVELAWMDYDMVALRTSPELLTSMEEVNEAFHRCRAIVCGDPGPQQEMGL
- the foxi3b gene encoding forkhead box protein I3-B, with translation MSSFEAQGQSPPRCGPQFPSLGQEPPELSMYSDCYYPPPSLPSPQRTAPTSYDLSEYTTSSTNPYLWFNGSGINTPPYLATTGPPGNPGPPFVPQHYGIQRPYLGPAGAGGSGGELSWFSLPSQEDLMKLVRPPYSYSALIAMAIHGAPDRRLTLSQIYQYVADNFPFYNKSKAGWQNSIRHNLSLNDCFKKVPRDEDDPGKGNYWTLDPNCEKMFDNGNFRRKRKRKSDSLAGPDGGSGAPESCDSERGSPKHSSSLNISPTADRIPSPSSSGPAPCLSSFLSEMSAVTSGAAGDLGADGLSRPLQNNLPLDGPHRPTQPGGYGSYSPNSGAPEWAQGPAPTALSASPNSSSLGYASPILNQYSGSSGHFYATLGSTGIIYHREGTEV